In one Parageobacillus genomosp. 1 genomic region, the following are encoded:
- a CDS encoding ATP-dependent RecD-like DNA helicase has product MHQQESFALDEASFIKGTCVATIFHNEENFYSVIRVRVEETNEACEEQEVVVTGYFPKMNEQDTYIFYGKFHNHPRFGRQYVVEHFRKQFPNTKEGLIHYLSSDLFKGIGKKTATAIVETLGENAISKILEDPSVLDGVPKLTKQKAKELYETLRTHEGLEQTMIALSQFGFGPQLAMKIYQVYHEETLSIIQQNPYQLVEDVEGIGFGRADELGYQLGISGSHPARIRAACLFVLEQDCLQEGHVYVTKDQLIAHVKQLLEAKRSETIRVETIEQMLVMLAEEGKLIEEEERFYIPSLYFAEKGIVTNVKRLLQQTEVVMTFPESEFLLALGRLEERLSVQYAPLQKEAIRQALSSSLFILTGGPGTGKTTVIKGIVEIFADLHGLSLDPKDYTKDQPFPILLAAPTGRAAKRMSEATGLPAVTIHRLLGWNGAEGFTHDEDEPISGKLLIVDEMSMVDTWLANQLFKSIPDGMQVILVGDEDQLPSVGPGQVLKDLLRAGVVPTVRLTEVYRQAEGSSIIELAHQMKNGLVPSDLTVQKADRSFIRCQTGQVAEVVRQIADNARKKGFAVKDIQVLAPMYRGPAGIDRMNQVLQELFNPKSEKKRELSVGDVVYRVGDKVLQLVNQPDDNVFNGDIGEIVAIFYAKENTEKQDLVVVSFDGIEVTYSRQDLSQITHAYCCSIHKAQGSEFPIVILPVVKSYYRMLKRNLLYTAVTRSKQFLILCGEEEAFRLGVARSDDGTRQTTLTEKLQRFLAPFAEGELPMEDANIGMENVSPYDFMSS; this is encoded by the coding sequence TTGCACCAACAGGAATCGTTTGCATTAGACGAAGCGTCGTTTATTAAAGGAACATGTGTTGCCACGATTTTTCATAACGAGGAAAATTTTTATTCCGTCATCCGCGTCCGCGTAGAAGAAACGAATGAAGCCTGTGAAGAACAAGAAGTAGTAGTGACCGGATATTTTCCGAAAATGAACGAACAGGATACGTATATTTTTTATGGGAAATTTCATAACCATCCGCGGTTCGGCCGGCAGTACGTAGTGGAACATTTTCGCAAACAGTTCCCGAATACAAAAGAGGGTCTCATTCATTATTTATCGAGCGATTTATTTAAAGGAATCGGAAAAAAAACGGCAACGGCCATCGTCGAAACGCTTGGGGAAAATGCCATTTCTAAAATTTTGGAGGATCCAAGCGTATTAGATGGCGTTCCGAAATTAACGAAACAAAAGGCAAAAGAATTGTACGAAACGCTGCGCACCCACGAGGGATTAGAGCAAACGATGATCGCCCTTTCGCAATTTGGGTTTGGGCCTCAGTTAGCGATGAAAATTTATCAAGTGTATCATGAAGAAACGCTTTCCATTATTCAGCAAAACCCGTACCAGCTTGTTGAAGATGTTGAAGGAATTGGCTTTGGCCGCGCCGATGAATTAGGATACCAGCTTGGCATTTCCGGAAGCCACCCGGCGCGGATTCGCGCCGCCTGTTTATTTGTGCTAGAACAGGATTGCCTGCAAGAGGGACATGTGTATGTGACAAAAGATCAGCTGATAGCACATGTGAAGCAGCTTTTAGAAGCAAAACGCAGTGAAACGATCCGCGTCGAAACGATTGAGCAAATGTTGGTTATGCTTGCCGAGGAAGGCAAACTCATTGAGGAGGAGGAAAGGTTTTATATTCCGTCGCTTTATTTTGCCGAAAAAGGTATTGTAACAAACGTAAAACGTTTGCTGCAGCAAACGGAAGTGGTCATGACGTTTCCGGAATCGGAATTTTTACTGGCGCTCGGCAGATTGGAGGAGCGTTTGTCCGTACAATACGCTCCGCTGCAAAAAGAAGCGATTCGCCAGGCGCTTTCCTCTTCGCTTTTTATTTTAACCGGCGGTCCCGGTACAGGGAAAACGACGGTCATTAAAGGGATCGTGGAAATATTTGCTGATTTGCATGGTCTTTCCCTTGATCCGAAAGACTATACGAAAGACCAGCCGTTTCCGATTTTGCTAGCCGCACCGACGGGAAGAGCAGCAAAGCGAATGAGCGAGGCGACGGGGCTTCCGGCCGTGACGATTCACCGGCTGCTTGGCTGGAACGGAGCGGAAGGTTTTACGCATGACGAGGATGAGCCGATTAGCGGCAAGCTTTTAATTGTCGATGAAATGTCGATGGTCGATACATGGCTGGCGAATCAACTGTTTAAATCAATCCCTGACGGTATGCAAGTGATTCTTGTTGGTGATGAAGATCAACTTCCATCGGTTGGACCGGGACAAGTGTTAAAGGACTTGCTAAGAGCAGGGGTGGTGCCGACCGTGCGCCTAACTGAAGTATACCGGCAGGCGGAAGGATCATCGATTATTGAATTGGCCCACCAGATGAAAAACGGCCTTGTTCCTTCCGATTTAACGGTCCAAAAAGCGGATCGCTCCTTTATTCGTTGCCAGACAGGACAAGTGGCCGAAGTAGTGCGGCAAATTGCCGATAACGCGCGCAAAAAAGGTTTTGCTGTAAAAGATATTCAAGTGCTTGCGCCAATGTACCGCGGACCTGCCGGAATTGACCGGATGAACCAAGTGCTGCAAGAATTATTTAATCCAAAGTCTGAAAAAAAACGGGAGCTTTCTGTCGGCGATGTCGTGTACAGGGTCGGCGACAAAGTGTTGCAGCTTGTCAATCAGCCGGATGATAACGTGTTTAACGGAGATATTGGTGAAATTGTCGCCATTTTTTACGCGAAAGAAAATACGGAAAAGCAGGATTTAGTCGTTGTTTCGTTTGATGGCATCGAGGTCACGTATTCGCGGCAAGACTTGTCGCAAATTACCCATGCCTATTGCTGCTCGATTCATAAAGCACAAGGAAGCGAATTTCCAATTGTTATTTTGCCCGTTGTCAAAAGTTATTACCGCATGTTGAAGCGGAATTTGCTATATACCGCCGTGACAAGAAGCAAACAGTTTTTAATTTTATGTGGAGAGGAAGAGGCGTTTCGGCTCGGAGTCGCCCGCAGCGATGACGGGACGCGGCAGACAACGCTGACGGAGAAATTGCAACGGTTTCTCGCGCCATTTGCCGAAGGAGAACTGCCGATGGAAGATGCGAACATAGGGATGGAAAACGTTTCACCGTATGATTTTATGAGCAGCTAG
- a CDS encoding peptidase U32 family protein: MKKPELLVTPTSVSHIHDLANAGADAVMIGEQRYGLRLAGEFSRADVAEAVKAAHQYGMKVYVAMNAIFHNDKVDELGDYVRFLAEVGADAIVFGDPAVLMTVREVAPQMKLHWNTETTATNWYTCNYWGRKGAKRAVLARELNMEAILDIKKHAEVEIEVQVHGMTCMYQSKRSLIGNYFEYQGKVMEIERKKYEKGMFLYDKERDNKYPIFEDENGTHIMSPNDICIIDELSEMVDAGIDSFKIDGVLHEQSYITEVTKLYRRAIDLCAENRAQYEKEKDELLAQIETIQPKHRPLDTGFFFKETVY, from the coding sequence ATGAAAAAACCAGAATTGTTAGTGACGCCAACGAGCGTTTCCCATATACATGATTTAGCCAATGCCGGTGCCGATGCGGTGATGATCGGCGAGCAGCGCTACGGTCTGCGCCTCGCCGGGGAGTTTTCCCGCGCGGATGTTGCAGAAGCGGTGAAAGCAGCACACCAATATGGCATGAAAGTGTATGTCGCGATGAATGCCATTTTTCATAACGATAAAGTCGACGAACTTGGTGATTACGTTCGCTTTCTTGCCGAAGTCGGGGCCGATGCGATCGTCTTTGGCGATCCGGCTGTATTAATGACCGTGCGTGAAGTCGCCCCGCAGATGAAGCTGCACTGGAATACGGAAACGACGGCGACAAACTGGTATACGTGCAACTACTGGGGAAGAAAGGGAGCAAAGCGCGCTGTTCTTGCCCGTGAATTAAATATGGAGGCGATTTTGGATATTAAAAAGCATGCTGAAGTGGAAATCGAAGTACAAGTGCACGGGATGACGTGCATGTACCAGTCGAAACGTTCATTGATCGGCAACTATTTTGAATATCAAGGAAAAGTGATGGAGATCGAACGGAAAAAATATGAAAAAGGCATGTTTTTATATGATAAAGAACGCGACAATAAATATCCGATTTTCGAGGATGAAAACGGCACACATATTATGAGTCCAAACGATATTTGCATCATTGACGAATTGAGCGAGATGGTAGACGCGGGGATTGACAGCTTTAAAATCGATGGAGTGCTGCATGAACAAAGCTATATTACCGAAGTGACAAAACTATATCGTCGCGCCATTGATTTATGTGCGGAAAACCGTGCGCAATACGAAAAAGAAAAAGACGAGCTGTTGGCGCAAATCGAAACGATTCAGCCGAAACACCGTCCATTGGATACGGGATTTTTCTTTAAAGAAACGGTTTACTAA
- the alaS gene encoding alanine--tRNA ligase, with product MKKLTSAQVRKMFLDFFKEKGHAVEPSASLIPVDDPSLLWINSGVATLKKYFDGRVVPDNPRICNAQKSIRTNDIENVGKTARHHTFFEMLGNFSIGDYFKREAIHWAWEFLTSEKWIGFDPDRLSVTVHPEDEEAFEIWHKEIGIPEERIIRLEGNFWDIGEGPSGPNTEIFYDRGEEFGNDPDDPELYPGGENDRYLEVWNLVFSQFNHNPDGTYTPLPKKNIDTGMGLERMCSILQEVPTNFETDLFMPIIRATEQISGQKYGVDKEKDVAFKVIADHIRAVTFAIGDGALPSNEGRGYVLRRLLRRAVRYAKQLGIERPFMYELVPVVGEIMNDFYPEVKEKAEFIQKVIKNEEERFHETLHEGLAILASVIQKEKERGSDVISGEDVFRLYDTYGFPIELTEEYAQEEGMKVDHDGFEREMERQRERARAARQDVDSMQVQGGVLGDIKVESKFVGYDQLHTQSTVAVIVKDGQLVDEVKEGDEAQIILNVTPFYAESGGQIADQGWMENETTKAFVKDVQKAPNGQHLHHVVVEKGTLRKGETYTAQINEAKRANIIKNHTATHLLHQALKDVLGPHVNQAGSLVAPDRLRFDFTHFGQVKPEELEQIEAIVNEKIWRSIPVDIFYKPLEEAKAMGAMALFGEKYGEIVRVVQVGDYSLELCGGCHVPNTSAIGLFKIVSETGIGAGTRRIEAVTGEAAYRFMNEQIALLQEVAQKLKTNPREIVSRLDALMNEIRQLQRENESLAARLGNLEAANLVHKVKEVNGIPVLASKVNATDMNHLRTMVDDLKQKLGSAIIVLAAVQEEKVNLIAGVTDDLVEKGYHAGKLIKEVAARCGGGGGGRPDMAQAGGKDPSKVGEALQYVEKWIKSV from the coding sequence ATGAAAAAGCTTACTTCAGCACAAGTAAGGAAAATGTTTTTAGATTTTTTCAAGGAAAAAGGTCATGCCGTTGAACCAAGCGCGTCACTCATTCCTGTCGATGATCCATCATTGTTGTGGATTAACAGCGGTGTTGCTACATTAAAGAAATATTTTGATGGCCGTGTAGTTCCGGATAACCCGCGCATTTGTAACGCACAAAAATCGATCCGTACCAATGATATTGAAAATGTCGGCAAAACGGCACGCCATCATACCTTTTTTGAAATGCTCGGAAACTTTTCCATCGGCGACTATTTTAAACGGGAAGCGATTCATTGGGCATGGGAATTTTTAACGAGCGAAAAATGGATTGGTTTTGACCCTGACCGATTGTCTGTCACGGTTCATCCGGAAGATGAGGAAGCGTTTGAAATTTGGCATAAAGAAATCGGCATTCCGGAAGAACGAATCATTCGGTTGGAAGGAAACTTTTGGGATATTGGCGAAGGACCGAGCGGACCAAATACGGAAATTTTCTATGACCGCGGCGAAGAATTCGGAAACGATCCGGACGATCCGGAATTGTATCCGGGCGGGGAAAACGACCGCTATTTAGAAGTGTGGAACTTGGTATTTTCACAATTCAACCATAATCCAGACGGCACGTACACGCCGCTTCCAAAGAAAAACATTGATACAGGCATGGGACTAGAGCGGATGTGCTCGATTTTGCAAGAAGTGCCGACAAACTTTGAAACCGATTTATTTATGCCGATCATTCGCGCAACCGAACAAATTTCCGGACAAAAATATGGCGTGGACAAGGAGAAAGACGTGGCGTTTAAAGTGATCGCTGACCATATTCGCGCGGTTACGTTCGCGATTGGCGACGGCGCGCTGCCTTCGAACGAAGGGCGCGGATATGTATTGCGCCGGTTGTTGCGCCGAGCGGTTCGCTATGCTAAGCAGCTCGGTATCGAGCGACCGTTTATGTACGAATTGGTGCCGGTTGTTGGTGAAATCATGAACGATTTCTATCCGGAAGTAAAAGAAAAAGCCGAGTTCATTCAGAAAGTGATCAAAAATGAAGAAGAGCGCTTCCACGAAACGCTTCATGAAGGGTTAGCGATTTTAGCAAGCGTCATTCAAAAAGAAAAAGAACGGGGAAGCGATGTCATTTCCGGAGAAGATGTGTTCCGCCTTTATGATACGTACGGTTTTCCAATTGAACTAACGGAAGAATACGCGCAAGAAGAAGGAATGAAAGTCGACCACGACGGGTTTGAACGGGAAATGGAACGGCAACGTGAGCGCGCTCGTGCCGCTAGACAGGACGTCGACTCGATGCAAGTACAAGGCGGTGTGCTCGGCGATATTAAAGTAGAAAGCAAGTTTGTCGGTTACGATCAGCTTCATACGCAATCTACGGTCGCCGTTATTGTCAAAGACGGGCAGCTTGTCGATGAAGTAAAAGAAGGAGACGAAGCGCAAATCATATTGAATGTAACCCCGTTCTATGCGGAAAGCGGCGGGCAGATCGCCGACCAAGGCTGGATGGAAAACGAAACAACAAAAGCGTTTGTGAAAGATGTCCAAAAAGCGCCAAACGGGCAGCACCTGCATCACGTCGTTGTCGAAAAAGGAACATTGAGAAAAGGAGAAACATATACAGCGCAAATTAATGAGGCAAAACGGGCCAATATTATTAAAAACCATACAGCGACCCATCTGTTGCATCAGGCGTTAAAGGATGTGCTCGGGCCTCATGTCAACCAGGCAGGATCGTTAGTCGCTCCTGACCGCTTGCGCTTTGATTTTACCCACTTTGGTCAAGTGAAACCAGAGGAGTTAGAGCAAATCGAAGCCATTGTCAATGAAAAAATTTGGCGCAGCATCCCGGTCGACATTTTCTATAAGCCGCTTGAAGAAGCGAAAGCGATGGGGGCGATGGCGCTATTTGGCGAAAAATACGGCGAGATTGTCCGTGTCGTGCAAGTAGGCGATTACAGTTTAGAGCTTTGCGGAGGCTGCCATGTGCCGAACACTTCGGCGATCGGCTTGTTTAAAATCGTCTCTGAGACCGGAATCGGCGCCGGCACTCGCCGGATTGAAGCCGTTACAGGCGAAGCAGCGTACCGCTTTATGAATGAGCAAATCGCTCTGTTGCAAGAAGTGGCGCAAAAATTAAAAACGAACCCGAGAGAAATAGTAAGTCGTCTGGATGCATTAATGAACGAAATTCGTCAATTGCAGCGCGAAAATGAATCGCTCGCGGCCCGTCTTGGCAATTTAGAAGCGGCTAATTTGGTCCATAAAGTCAAAGAAGTAAACGGCATTCCGGTATTGGCTAGCAAAGTCAATGCGACAGATATGAATCATTTGCGGACGATGGTGGACGATTTGAAACAAAAACTAGGATCCGCTATTATCGTGCTAGCCGCTGTACAAGAGGAAAAAGTAAACTTGATTGCCGGTGTGACGGATGATTTAGTGGAAAAAGGATACCATGCCGGAAAATTAATTAAAGAAGTGGCCGCTCGCTGCGGCGGCGGTGGCGGCGGTCGCCCTGACATGGCGCAGGCCGGCGGAAAAGACCCAAGCAAAGTTGGAGAAGCCTTGCAATATGTCGAAAAATGGATAAAATCCGTTTGA
- the ruvX gene encoding Holliday junction resolvase RuvX: MRTLGLDLGTKTLGVAVSDELGWTAQGLETIAIDEERGEYGLKRLREIIDEYQVGTIVVGFPKNMNGTIGPRAEASQRFAELLKREFSLPVILWDERLSTMAAERMLIAADLSRKKRRQVIDKMAAVVILQSYLDSKQ, from the coding sequence ATGCGTACATTAGGACTTGATTTGGGTACAAAGACGCTTGGAGTAGCAGTCAGCGATGAACTGGGCTGGACGGCGCAAGGACTGGAAACGATCGCGATTGACGAGGAACGTGGAGAGTACGGGCTGAAGCGGCTTCGCGAAATTATTGACGAATATCAGGTTGGAACGATTGTCGTCGGATTTCCGAAAAATATGAACGGAACGATCGGTCCGCGTGCCGAAGCGAGCCAGCGCTTCGCAGAATTGCTCAAACGGGAATTTTCCCTGCCGGTCATATTGTGGGACGAGCGTTTATCCACCATGGCAGCGGAGCGGATGTTAATCGCCGCTGATCTCAGCCGCAAAAAGCGCAGGCAGGTCATTGATAAAATGGCGGCTGTCGTCATTTTGCAGTCGTATTTGGATAGTAAACAGTAA
- a CDS encoding DUF1292 domain-containing protein: protein MEHGDRHITVVDENGNEQLCEILFTFESEDFGKSYVFYYPVGAEFEDDDEETEIHVSAFIPGEGEQEGELLPIESEEEWEMIEEVWNTFCAEQEEQE, encoded by the coding sequence ATGGAACATGGTGATCGACATATTACTGTTGTCGATGAAAACGGCAATGAGCAATTATGTGAAATATTGTTTACGTTTGAATCGGAAGACTTTGGAAAATCGTATGTGTTTTATTATCCGGTAGGCGCGGAATTTGAAGACGATGACGAAGAAACGGAAATTCATGTGTCGGCATTTATTCCTGGTGAAGGAGAGCAGGAAGGGGAACTGCTGCCAATTGAGTCCGAAGAAGAATGGGAAATGATTGAAGAAGTATGGAATACGTTCTGTGCCGAACAAGAGGAGCAGGAGTAA
- a CDS encoding YrzQ family protein, whose amino-acid sequence MNRTMTSLLALGLGIAAYQAAQRNGWMDNRTMKRMRRRLARAIR is encoded by the coding sequence ATGAATCGGACAATGACTTCGCTGTTGGCATTAGGATTAGGCATTGCTGCCTATCAAGCAGCGCAACGCAATGGCTGGATGGACAACCGCACAATGAAAAGAATGCGCCGCCGTTTAGCCCGCGCCATTCGCTGA
- a CDS encoding AI-2E family transporter encodes MGEQQWLSIVRIGKWLLITVIIYLVVRMKEVWLPAIDLLITALIPFIIAAFITYLLHPLVEYIYEKGIPRWLAILLIYFLFFGGIGYGLYKGIPLFIQQLKQLSESLPTLIETYRNWAKDIHNHTSTWPMEIHTRIETMLTQMERTAADMVTMVMNGVKGLVNSAVLFLLIPFIVFYMLKDIELLKKAVWYMTPKRWREPGIAFLKDVDESLGNYIRGQLFVGAVIGTVAALALWLVGMDYPLLLGCIIGITNIIPYFGPVIGAIPAVILAATVSVKMVLIVAAIIFLLQFLEGNILSPLIVGKSLHMHPLVIMFALLFGGEFAGVIGLIIAVPLLAVLKVALLHWKEHYQSR; translated from the coding sequence ATGGGGGAACAGCAGTGGTTATCGATTGTCCGGATTGGCAAATGGTTGCTAATTACGGTGATTATCTATTTAGTGGTTCGCATGAAAGAAGTATGGCTGCCTGCCATTGATTTATTGATTACTGCGTTGATTCCATTTATCATTGCCGCTTTTATTACTTATTTATTGCATCCGTTGGTGGAATACATTTATGAAAAGGGGATCCCACGCTGGCTAGCCATTTTATTGATCTATTTTCTTTTTTTCGGCGGCATTGGCTACGGACTTTATAAAGGCATTCCGCTGTTTATTCAACAGCTGAAACAGTTGAGCGAAAGCTTGCCAACGTTAATCGAAACATACCGGAATTGGGCGAAGGACATTCATAATCACACATCGACATGGCCAATGGAAATTCATACGCGAATTGAAACGATGCTGACCCAAATGGAACGAACTGCTGCCGATATGGTAACGATGGTGATGAATGGTGTAAAAGGGTTGGTCAATTCGGCGGTGTTGTTTCTGCTTATTCCATTTATTGTATTTTACATGTTGAAGGATATTGAACTGTTGAAAAAAGCGGTATGGTATATGACGCCGAAACGGTGGCGGGAGCCGGGAATTGCCTTTTTGAAAGATGTCGACGAATCGCTTGGCAACTATATCCGCGGGCAATTGTTTGTAGGAGCTGTGATCGGCACGGTGGCCGCGTTAGCTTTATGGCTTGTCGGAATGGATTATCCGCTGTTGCTTGGCTGCATCATCGGCATCACCAATATCATCCCTTATTTCGGCCCAGTTATCGGCGCCATTCCCGCCGTCATTTTAGCGGCAACCGTTTCCGTGAAAATGGTGCTCATCGTCGCTGCTATTATTTTTCTCCTTCAATTTTTGGAAGGAAATATTTTATCGCCGCTCATCGTCGGGAAAAGTTTGCATATGCATCCGCTCGTGATTATGTTTGCTTTGCTTTTTGGCGGCGAATTTGCCGGAGTGATCGGCCTTATTATTGCTGTTCCGCTTCTTGCAGTATTGAAGGTGGCTCTTCTTCATTGGAAAGAACATTACCAGTCGCGTTGA
- a CDS encoding IreB family regulatory phosphoprotein: MSSFDQTMRFHFSEEPAETNIREVLLTVYDALQEKGYNPINQIVGYLLSGDPAYIPRHKDARTLIRKVERDELIEELVKFYLQGQRKD, encoded by the coding sequence GTGAGCTCGTTTGACCAAACGATGCGGTTTCATTTTTCGGAAGAGCCAGCCGAGACAAATATTCGCGAAGTATTGCTGACAGTCTATGACGCTCTGCAAGAAAAAGGATACAATCCGATTAATCAAATTGTCGGGTACTTATTATCTGGCGACCCTGCTTACATCCCCCGCCATAAAGATGCCCGGACGTTAATTCGAAAAGTGGAGCGTGATGAATTAATTGAGGAATTGGTGAAATTCTATCTACAGGGGCAGCGAAAGGATTAA
- a CDS encoding PRC-barrel domain-containing protein, which produces MRTFSHMKGLPVYEQKTGKTVGKISDICFTNNGTVQGFAVESKGWLARHRYLPFSAVQAVGTDGVIIKDAACLQPFSSFQTGYSLYSERGIAGKPVITADGKKLGLLEDVYFHGQLGIIGGYEITDGFFADLTEGKKRIDAAPFTAGEEAIIVNTTM; this is translated from the coding sequence TTGCGAACATTTTCTCATATGAAAGGTCTTCCCGTATATGAACAAAAAACGGGAAAGACAGTTGGAAAAATCAGCGATATTTGTTTTACGAATAATGGAACAGTGCAAGGATTTGCAGTAGAAAGCAAAGGGTGGCTTGCCCGCCATCGCTATCTCCCGTTTTCCGCCGTGCAAGCAGTTGGGACGGATGGGGTTATCATAAAGGATGCTGCATGTTTACAACCATTTTCCTCGTTCCAAACCGGCTACTCTCTTTACAGTGAACGCGGAATCGCCGGCAAACCGGTGATTACGGCCGATGGGAAAAAACTTGGATTATTAGAGGATGTATATTTTCACGGGCAATTGGGCATAATCGGAGGATATGAGATTACAGACGGTTTTTTTGCCGATTTAACGGAAGGAAAAAAGCGAATCGACGCTGCCCCTTTTACCGCGGGGGAAGAAGCGATTATTGTAAACACAACGATGTAA
- the mltG gene encoding endolytic transglycosylase MltG, translating to MDNNQFFQKDTQIVRKIVLMVCAAILVTCIAIGAGSYFYIKSALQPVDPQDKTPVHISIPIGSSVNEIANLLEKKRLIKSATVFRYYVKFKNHVNFQAGEYDLNRSMSMENIIAVLKTGKVTEKSGLKLTIPEGTQITQIAAIIAEKTGYKKEEILKQLNDRAYIEHLMKKYPTVLSKDIFNKNIRYPLEGYLFPATYSFADKKPPISDIIEEMLKKTEEVLAKYEQNRKAVNMPVHQLLTMSSLIEEEATEKADRKKIASVFYNRLRKDMPLQTDPTVLYALGKHKDRVLYKDLEVQSPYNTYIHKGLPPGPIANSSEMSIKAALEPEQTDYFYFLATPAGDVIFTKTLEEHNQQKEKYIGKQ from the coding sequence ATGGATAATAACCAGTTTTTCCAAAAAGATACACAAATTGTTCGAAAAATCGTTTTGATGGTTTGCGCTGCGATATTAGTTACTTGTATAGCGATAGGGGCAGGCAGCTATTTCTATATCAAGTCGGCATTGCAACCAGTCGATCCACAGGATAAAACGCCTGTTCATATATCGATTCCTATCGGCTCTTCCGTGAATGAAATTGCCAATCTGTTAGAAAAAAAGAGGCTAATTAAAAGTGCGACCGTTTTTCGCTATTATGTAAAATTTAAAAATCATGTCAATTTTCAGGCGGGAGAATATGATTTGAATCGGTCCATGTCGATGGAAAACATCATTGCGGTTCTAAAAACAGGGAAAGTAACGGAAAAAAGCGGGCTAAAGCTGACGATTCCGGAAGGGACGCAAATAACGCAAATCGCGGCCATCATTGCCGAAAAAACGGGATACAAGAAGGAAGAGATACTAAAACAGTTAAATGACCGTGCTTATATTGAGCATTTGATGAAAAAATATCCGACCGTTTTGTCGAAGGATATTTTCAATAAAAACATCCGCTATCCGCTCGAAGGCTATTTGTTTCCGGCTACGTATTCGTTTGCGGACAAAAAGCCTCCTATTTCCGATATTATTGAGGAGATGCTGAAAAAAACGGAAGAAGTATTAGCGAAGTACGAACAGAATAGGAAGGCGGTCAACATGCCTGTGCATCAGCTGTTAACAATGTCTTCCTTAATCGAGGAGGAAGCAACAGAAAAAGCGGACCGCAAAAAAATTGCGAGCGTGTTTTACAACCGCCTCCGCAAGGACATGCCGTTGCAGACAGACCCGACCGTTTTGTATGCGCTTGGTAAACATAAAGATCGCGTTTTGTACAAAGACTTGGAAGTACAATCTCCTTATAATACGTATATTCATAAAGGGCTTCCACCGGGACCGATTGCCAACAGCAGCGAAATGTCTATTAAGGCGGCGCTCGAACCGGAGCAAACCGATTATTTCTATTTTCTTGCCACTCCGGCAGGGGATGTCATTTTTACAAAAACATTAGAGGAACATAACCAGCAAAAGGAGAAATATATTGGAAAACAATAG
- a CDS encoding O-methyltransferase: MISKEIIQYIKQFIPERDEQIKEMERYAQKYDIPIMEMTGIEVMLHILKIAQPKRILEIGTAIGYSAIRMAKALPAAEIITIERDKERYERALFYINQTGTSGQIRVIFGDALHVYSDVAKAAPFDVLFIDAAKGQYQRFFELYEPLLAENGLIITDNVLFKGLVATEEPIENKRIRQLAAKIRRYNEWLASRNDYETIILPVGDGVAISRKRGERQ, from the coding sequence TTGATATCGAAAGAAATAATCCAATATATTAAGCAGTTTATTCCCGAGCGGGATGAGCAAATAAAAGAGATGGAACGTTACGCGCAAAAATATGATATTCCGATTATGGAAATGACGGGAATAGAAGTGATGCTGCACATATTGAAAATCGCCCAGCCAAAACGGATTTTGGAAATCGGCACGGCGATAGGATATTCGGCGATCCGCATGGCAAAAGCGCTTCCCGCCGCCGAAATTATTACGATTGAAAGAGACAAGGAGCGATATGAGCGCGCCCTTTTTTATATCAACCAAACAGGGACAAGCGGGCAAATTCGCGTGATTTTCGGCGATGCGCTTCACGTCTATAGCGATGTCGCGAAAGCTGCCCCATTTGATGTTTTGTTTATTGATGCGGCGAAAGGACAATATCAGCGCTTTTTTGAACTGTATGAACCGCTGCTTGCAGAAAACGGTTTGATCATTACCGATAATGTATTGTTCAAGGGGCTTGTTGCCACAGAGGAGCCAATTGAAAACAAGCGCATTCGTCAGTTAGCAGCGAAAATTCGCCGTTATAACGAATGGCTTGCCAGCCGTAACGATTACGAAACGATCATTCTCCCGGTTGGAGATGGGGTGGCAATATCAAGAAAACGAGGTGAGAGGCAATGA